In Hymenobacter sublimis, a single genomic region encodes these proteins:
- a CDS encoding response regulator — protein MASTPDQPSILLVEDDQMDIMNVQRELRKHNVDVPLHIARNGREALNMLRGEGGQEAIPKPSVVMLDLNMPRMNGLELLSTLRSDPEFVGLNVFITTTSDLETDRLKAQDLAVSGYIIKPLSFDSFGEGGTTVDGFSLFLDLLRLKE, from the coding sequence ATGGCTTCTACCCCTGATCAACCCAGTATTCTGCTCGTCGAGGACGACCAGATGGATATAATGAACGTGCAGCGCGAGTTGCGCAAGCATAACGTGGACGTGCCCCTGCACATTGCCCGCAACGGCCGCGAGGCCCTGAACATGCTGCGCGGCGAGGGTGGCCAAGAGGCCATTCCCAAGCCCAGCGTGGTAATGCTGGACCTAAACATGCCCCGCATGAACGGGCTGGAACTGCTCTCTACCCTACGTTCTGACCCAGAGTTCGTGGGCCTTAACGTCTTCATCACCACAACGTCTGACCTGGAAACCGACCGCCTCAAGGCCCAGGACCTCGCCGTTAGCGGTTACATCATCAAACCCCTGAGCTTCGACAGCTTCGGCGAGGGCGGCACCACCGTAGACGGCTTCAGCCTCTTCTTAGACCTACTGCGCCTGAAAGAGTGA